CTTCTCCATGTTCGTCATCGTGGGCGGCCGCGAGGGGATGCAGGGCGGCGCCACCATCGGTGACTACGTGCGCATCGGCGCGGGCGCGAAGATCCTGGGGCCCGTGAAGATCGGCGACTTCGCGGTCATCGGCGCGAACGCGGTGGTGACCAAGGACGTGCCGGCCGGCGCCATCGTGGGCGGCGTGCCCGCGAAGGTCATCCGCCTCATGAACGACCCGGCCACCGAGTACGAGCAGGCCACCGGCCGCGCCGTGCCGCCCGAGGACCGCGCCAACGCGCCGCAGCCCCTCTCTTCCGCGCCGCAGCTGCTCAAGGCCGCCGCGCTCGAGCTGAAGCCCGAGCTGAGCGCCCACGGCAACGCCGTGGCGCAGGGTGCGCCCGAGCTGTTCCCGCAGTTCGAGGTTCCCGCGGCCGGCGCGCGCAAGCCCGGCGACGAGGACGAGATCTACGCCTGACGTTGGAGCGCGCCCTCCGCGCGCCCGGAAGGAGCCCGTGATGAGCGCCGAGAACCCCGCGGTGCAGCCCGAGGCTCCAGGTGTGCTCGATGCCCTGCGCCTGCAGCGGCTCGCGCAGCGCCTGCAGCAGCGGGGAGTGCCGATGCTGCCCTCGCTCACCCAGAGCGCCGCATCCCTGCTCACGCGCTCGCACCTGCCGCTGGGTGCGCGCATCGGCGAGGGCACCGTGCTCGAGGAGGGAGGCCGCGGCGTGTTCCTGCACCCGCGCGCCGAGGTCGGCGCGCACTGCCGCATCGGGCAGGACGTGATGATCGGCGAGTGGCGCGACGCCGAGGCCCCGCGCGTGGGAGACCACGTGCAGATCGGCGCCGGCGCGAAGCTCGTGGGCGCCATCCGGATCGGCGAGGGCGCGGTCATCGGCCCCAACGCCGTGGTGGACCGCGACGTTGCGCCCTTCGCACGCCTGGATGCGGGGTCCAACCCTGAACTCTTCACCGGCATGGAGCCCGATGTAGGCGTTGCCGGTCTGCAGCACGCGACGGAGATCCTGGAAATGCCTTCTCGAAACACCGTGCGCCCCGATGCGCCCTCCGCCCCCATCCGACTCGCCCAGTTCACCCGCGCCTTCTACCTCGGTGGCACCGAGGTGCAGATCGTGGAGCTGCTGCGCGGGCTCGGCGCCCGCTACCAGGTGAGCGTGGGCGTGCTGGACCTCAAGGGGCCCCTGCTCGCCGAGGTGGAGCGCCTCGGCCACGTGCCGCGCGCCTTCCCGCTCACCGGCGGCTTCGCGCGCCCCAACACCGCCCTGCAGATCGCCCGGCTCGCGGCGTGGCTGCGCAAGGAGAAGATCGAGCTGGTGCACGTGCACGACTACACCGCGACGCTCGTCGCCGTGCCCGCCGCGAAGCTCGCCGGGTGCAAGGTG
This Aggregicoccus sp. 17bor-14 DNA region includes the following protein-coding sequences:
- a CDS encoding serine O-acetyltransferase; amino-acid sequence: MQGGATIGDYVRIGAGAKILGPVKIGDFAVIGANAVVTKDVPAGAIVGGVPAKVIRLMNDPATEYEQATGRAVPPEDRANAPQPLSSAPQLLKAAALELKPELSAHGNAVAQGAPELFPQFEVPAAGARKPGDEDEIYA